The Corallococcus exiguus genome has a window encoding:
- a CDS encoding N-6 DNA methylase — protein MARAIDTPELDEELLVHQFPDINRKAVGAFYTPAPIVERTLALALSRLGDGPLTVVDPACGAGAFLAAAARHRPDARLCGLELDAGVARLCQARVPGADVRVGDALRGGLEPLLAETPEGHAELWVGNPPYNGTSAVLKDAACYARLRALVPLEMPPGTSLRDDFAFFLLVAMKRLTARPGVLAFITPASLLESFIYAPLRHALLQALHLREVVDLGPGIFTGTQVRTCITVWTSRSNADASAPHYEHKGVGQCFTPEAPEWRLSPIAQEAAALDADWRARGELLTTLIPVSLPGVKTRFDELLVDADRERLLARLRAFCAATQDTLEDFAREHGLEPALLPKLRALKQGPELEVDASHMRPFFRYGGARHRGALPPEAKAFCYLDRRLIPRGDHRLRGPYDPHEEAVKLLFNVRELPLSAALLEEPGCVHDHRHARFAPLYVPQRVRDDGLGITRGARSRESLGPLVPNLSPRGSAWAEGLGGPEAAFRAVMRFLNGAQVQRVWAPAFGASRVVPVPLDGPLPE, from the coding sequence ATGGCCCGCGCCATCGACACGCCCGAGCTGGACGAGGAACTGCTGGTCCACCAGTTCCCCGACATCAACCGCAAGGCGGTGGGCGCGTTCTACACGCCCGCGCCCATCGTGGAACGCACGCTCGCGCTCGCGCTGTCACGCCTGGGGGATGGGCCGCTCACCGTGGTGGATCCGGCCTGTGGCGCGGGGGCCTTCCTCGCCGCCGCCGCGCGGCACCGTCCGGACGCGAGGCTGTGCGGTCTGGAGCTGGATGCTGGCGTCGCTCGTCTGTGTCAGGCCCGCGTGCCGGGTGCGGACGTGCGCGTAGGGGACGCGCTCCGGGGAGGCCTGGAGCCACTGCTCGCGGAGACGCCGGAGGGGCACGCGGAGTTATGGGTGGGCAACCCGCCCTACAACGGCACGTCCGCGGTGCTGAAGGACGCGGCCTGCTACGCGCGGCTGCGAGCCCTGGTGCCGCTGGAGATGCCGCCGGGCACGAGCCTCCGGGACGACTTCGCGTTCTTCCTGCTCGTCGCCATGAAGCGGCTGACGGCCCGGCCGGGAGTGTTGGCCTTCATCACACCCGCGAGCCTGCTGGAGTCGTTCATCTACGCGCCGCTGCGCCATGCGCTGTTGCAAGCGCTCCACCTGCGAGAGGTGGTGGACCTGGGCCCAGGCATCTTCACGGGCACGCAGGTGCGCACGTGCATCACGGTGTGGACGTCGCGCTCCAACGCGGACGCCTCCGCGCCCCACTACGAGCACAAGGGCGTGGGCCAGTGCTTCACGCCCGAGGCTCCCGAGTGGAGGCTCTCCCCCATCGCGCAGGAGGCCGCCGCGCTGGACGCGGACTGGCGGGCGCGGGGCGAGCTGCTCACCACGCTCATCCCGGTGAGCCTGCCCGGGGTGAAGACTCGCTTCGACGAGCTGCTGGTGGACGCGGACCGGGAGCGGCTGCTCGCGCGCCTCCGGGCCTTCTGCGCCGCGACGCAGGACACGCTGGAGGACTTCGCGCGGGAGCACGGCCTGGAGCCCGCGCTGTTGCCCAAGCTGCGCGCGCTGAAGCAGGGACCTGAGCTGGAGGTGGACGCAAGCCACATGCGCCCGTTCTTCCGCTACGGCGGCGCGAGGCACCGGGGCGCGCTGCCTCCGGAAGCGAAGGCGTTCTGCTACCTGGACCGGCGGCTGATTCCCCGGGGAGACCACCGGCTGCGCGGTCCGTATGATCCGCACGAGGAAGCGGTGAAGCTCCTGTTCAACGTGCGCGAACTGCCCCTGTCCGCGGCGCTGCTGGAGGAGCCCGGCTGCGTGCACGACCACCGCCACGCACGGTTCGCGCCGCTGTACGTGCCCCAGCGTGTGCGGGACGACGGCCTGGGCATCACTCGGGGCGCCAGGTCCCGCGAGTCCCTGGGCCCGCTGGTGCCGAACCTGTCGCCCCGGGGAAGCGCCTGGGCGGAAGGCCTGGGTGGCCCGGAGGCGGCGTTCCGCGCGGTGATGCGCTTCCTGAACGGGGCGCAGGTGCAGCGCGTGTGGGCGCCCGCGTTCGGTGCGTCCCGAGTGGTGCCGGTGCCATTGGACGGCCCGCTGCCGGAGTGA
- a CDS encoding superoxide dismutase family protein, with product MMIRSLLVAAALLSTPALAQDAGTPAPADAGAKPALKKGETVKATLKDAQGKDVGEVTMEQAPKGVLVRGTLMNLPAGEHAFHIHETGKCEAPEFKTAGGHFNPTKKQHGALSPKGQHAGDLPNLYVPQDGKVQFDVFLADLKVKSLLDKDGSAVMVHAKLDDYRTDPTGDAGGRIACGVVEKAE from the coding sequence ATGATGATCCGTTCCCTGCTGGTTGCCGCCGCCCTCCTCTCCACGCCCGCCCTGGCCCAGGACGCCGGGACGCCGGCCCCCGCGGACGCGGGCGCGAAGCCTGCCCTCAAGAAGGGCGAGACGGTGAAGGCGACGCTGAAGGACGCCCAGGGCAAGGACGTGGGCGAAGTGACGATGGAGCAGGCGCCCAAGGGCGTGCTGGTGCGGGGCACGCTGATGAACCTGCCCGCGGGCGAGCACGCCTTCCACATCCACGAGACCGGCAAGTGCGAGGCGCCGGAGTTCAAGACGGCGGGCGGCCACTTCAACCCGACGAAGAAGCAGCACGGCGCGCTGTCGCCCAAGGGCCAGCACGCCGGTGACCTGCCCAACCTCTACGTTCCCCAGGACGGCAAGGTGCAGTTCGACGTGTTCCTCGCCGACCTGAAGGTGAAGTCGCTGCTCGACAAGGACGGCTCCGCCGTCATGGTGCACGCCAAGCTGGACGACTACCGCACCGACCCCACCGGCGACGCCGGCGGCCGCATCGCCTGCGGCGTGGTGGAGAAGGCGGAGTAG
- a CDS encoding glutamine amidotransferase: protein MNSPSFNAWKLVSLSPLPVWALVLLGVGLVLGIALAAWGVRREPSRGRKLLLWGLRLGAGVAAFFFLLEPGIRHLQVARMKNRVAVLVDRSASMNFPSEPGGPTRSAQVAAFLEKAAPTFASWQDRFTVEVYGVDPELAPVTAAQLAQEPARAGTTDLLAALRSAASGGQGSRKLSGVLLFSDGADNTELKAGAVGRARAALTDLGVPVSTFLVGQEALKDLSVEGLKVDDFAFVRNSLTVEVEIHGRGFSGQDIPVVLSQEGKTVASKLVKMTTGDDVKPVSFTFTPDQTGRFVYTVTVPTFPDEAVSDNNSRSFTLKVIRDRVRVLLVVGRPSWDERFLRGLLKQDANVDLVSFYILRTLSDDTGVSNERELSLIPFPMEEIFDTKLHTFDVVIFQNFGYSDPSLSIAEYERNLERYIHEGGAFVMIGGDSVLGEGRASMPTLMEALPVEAAGPANAEPFKPRLTPEGLRHPVTSIGTGAASTEATWGELLPIPGANLTRARPGATVLMDHPFMTVDGKNAPLVSVWDYGRGRAMVVATDATWSWAFTAHRDGSPNRAYDRFWGNALRWLVRDPDLTTLKVTADPPSVEPGRPVGVVVQARMADYQPADGAQVRAELFSVATQKPVAVQTGTTGADGVVRLEFAPPAPGPYKLLASAKKGETDLGKGEDAVAVRAVGPELSDASVRPTLMEQIASVTEGKAYKLPQDGMPDVPLLDPPVVEVGRAKDQPLWDRWYYLVALIALLGAEWFARRRFGYV from the coding sequence ATGAACTCCCCGTCCTTCAACGCGTGGAAGCTCGTCAGCCTGTCGCCGCTGCCTGTCTGGGCGCTGGTGCTGCTGGGCGTGGGGTTGGTGCTGGGCATCGCGCTGGCGGCGTGGGGCGTGCGCCGCGAGCCGTCCCGGGGCCGCAAGCTGCTGCTGTGGGGCCTGCGCCTGGGCGCGGGCGTGGCGGCGTTCTTCTTCCTCCTGGAGCCCGGCATCCGGCACCTGCAGGTGGCGCGGATGAAGAACCGGGTTGCGGTGCTGGTGGACCGCTCGGCGTCCATGAACTTCCCGTCGGAGCCGGGCGGGCCCACGCGCAGCGCGCAGGTGGCGGCGTTCCTGGAGAAGGCGGCGCCCACGTTCGCGTCCTGGCAGGACCGCTTCACGGTGGAGGTGTACGGGGTGGACCCGGAGCTGGCGCCGGTGACGGCCGCGCAGCTGGCCCAGGAGCCCGCGCGGGCGGGCACGACGGACCTGCTCGCGGCGCTGCGGTCCGCGGCGTCCGGAGGGCAGGGGTCGCGCAAGCTGTCCGGCGTGCTGCTGTTCAGCGATGGCGCGGACAACACGGAATTGAAGGCCGGGGCGGTGGGCCGGGCGCGTGCGGCGCTCACGGACCTGGGCGTGCCGGTGTCCACGTTCCTGGTGGGCCAGGAGGCGCTGAAGGATTTGTCGGTGGAGGGGCTGAAGGTGGATGACTTCGCCTTCGTGCGCAACTCGCTGACGGTGGAGGTGGAGATCCACGGCCGCGGGTTCTCCGGGCAGGACATCCCCGTCGTCTTGAGCCAGGAGGGCAAGACGGTGGCGAGCAAGCTGGTGAAGATGACCACCGGCGACGACGTGAAGCCGGTGTCCTTCACGTTCACGCCGGACCAGACGGGGCGGTTCGTCTACACGGTGACGGTGCCCACGTTCCCGGATGAAGCGGTGAGCGACAACAACAGCCGCTCGTTCACGCTGAAGGTGATTCGCGACCGCGTGCGCGTGCTGCTGGTGGTGGGGCGGCCGTCGTGGGACGAGCGCTTCCTGCGCGGGCTGCTCAAGCAGGACGCGAACGTGGACCTGGTGTCGTTCTACATCCTGCGCACGCTGTCGGACGACACGGGCGTGTCGAACGAGCGGGAGCTGTCGCTCATCCCGTTCCCCATGGAGGAGATCTTCGACACGAAGCTGCACACGTTCGACGTCGTCATCTTCCAGAACTTCGGTTACTCGGACCCTTCGCTGTCCATCGCGGAGTACGAGCGCAACCTGGAGCGCTACATCCACGAGGGCGGCGCGTTCGTGATGATTGGCGGCGACAGCGTGCTGGGCGAAGGGCGCGCGTCGATGCCCACGCTGATGGAGGCGCTGCCGGTGGAGGCCGCGGGGCCCGCGAACGCGGAGCCGTTCAAGCCGCGCCTTACGCCGGAGGGCCTGCGGCATCCGGTGACGTCCATTGGCACAGGTGCGGCGAGCACGGAGGCCACGTGGGGCGAGCTGTTGCCCATTCCGGGCGCGAACCTGACGCGGGCGCGGCCGGGCGCGACGGTGCTGATGGACCACCCGTTCATGACGGTGGACGGGAAGAACGCGCCGCTCGTGTCGGTGTGGGACTACGGGCGGGGCCGGGCGATGGTGGTGGCGACGGATGCTACGTGGTCGTGGGCGTTCACGGCGCACCGGGATGGTTCGCCGAACCGGGCATATGACCGCTTCTGGGGCAATGCGCTGCGGTGGCTGGTGAGGGATCCGGACCTGACGACGCTGAAGGTGACGGCGGATCCGCCGTCGGTGGAGCCGGGGCGGCCGGTGGGCGTGGTGGTGCAGGCGCGGATGGCGGACTACCAGCCGGCGGACGGCGCGCAGGTGCGGGCGGAGCTGTTCTCCGTGGCGACGCAGAAGCCGGTGGCGGTGCAGACGGGCACGACGGGAGCGGACGGCGTGGTGCGGCTGGAGTTCGCGCCGCCGGCGCCCGGGCCGTACAAGCTGCTCGCGTCCGCGAAGAAGGGCGAGACGGACCTGGGCAAGGGCGAGGACGCGGTGGCGGTGCGCGCGGTGGGTCCGGAGCTGTCGGACGCGTCGGTGCGGCCGACGCTGATGGAGCAGATCGCCAGCGTCACGGAGGGCAAGGCGTACAAGCTGCCGCAGGACGGGATGCCGGACGTGCCGCTGTTGGATCCGCCGGTGGTGGAGGTGGGGCGCGCGAAGGACCAGCCGCTGTGGGACCGCTGGTACTACCTGGTGGCCCTCATCGCGCTCCTGGGCGCGGAGTGGTTCGCGCGGCGGCGGTTCGGGTACGTGTAG
- a CDS encoding DUF4159 domain-containing protein translates to MPVRPLSRRNLLLATSALVPLLSRRAAAFGEKSRFIPAVARHGGRWDGRLSGLRRLAWELQRRTSVEVVPDARPFALNSPDLFEYPFLYFGGDGAFPPLTDAEVSNLRRYLTYGGFVFGDANDGSDGDGFDASFRREMARVLPQSPLKEAPSTHVVFKSFFLLDAAPGRLLHKPLPLVASVGKRAAVIYSQNDVAGAWSRSESGDYEFDVSPGGEPQRELAIRLGINLCMYALCLDYKDDAVHLPLILNKRR, encoded by the coding sequence ATGCCTGTGCGGCCCCTCTCCCGTCGAAACCTCCTGCTCGCCACGTCCGCGCTCGTCCCGCTGCTGTCCCGGCGTGCGGCCGCCTTCGGTGAGAAGAGCCGCTTCATCCCCGCCGTGGCCCGGCATGGGGGCCGCTGGGACGGCCGGTTGTCGGGGCTGCGCCGCCTTGCGTGGGAGCTGCAGCGGCGCACGTCCGTGGAGGTGGTGCCGGACGCGCGCCCGTTCGCGCTGAACAGCCCGGACCTCTTCGAGTACCCGTTCCTCTACTTCGGAGGGGACGGGGCCTTCCCGCCGCTCACCGACGCGGAGGTGTCCAACCTGCGCCGCTACCTGACGTACGGCGGCTTCGTGTTCGGGGACGCCAACGACGGCAGCGATGGGGACGGCTTCGACGCCAGCTTCCGCCGGGAGATGGCGCGCGTGCTGCCGCAGAGCCCGCTGAAGGAGGCGCCGAGCACGCACGTCGTCTTCAAGTCCTTCTTCCTGTTGGACGCAGCGCCGGGGCGCCTGTTGCACAAGCCGCTGCCGCTGGTGGCGAGCGTGGGCAAGCGCGCGGCGGTCATCTATTCGCAGAACGACGTGGCGGGCGCGTGGAGCCGCAGCGAGTCCGGCGACTACGAGTTCGACGTGTCCCCGGGCGGCGAGCCGCAGCGCGAGCTGGCCATCCGCCTGGGCATCAACCTGTGCATGTACGCGCTCTGTCTGGACTACAAGGACGACGCGGTGCACCTGCCCCTCATCCTCAACAAGCGGCGCTGA
- a CDS encoding molecular chaperone DnaJ, with protein sequence MAKGGQTPPEPGGGPQAPGTLPGSEDVRAAWARKDAGDVAGARRDAQRILAGSPSPEDRERAEDLLRATETPRALYGYALLGAVILAVLLGLALTRYS encoded by the coding sequence ATGGCGAAAGGCGGACAGACGCCCCCGGAGCCCGGAGGCGGCCCCCAGGCTCCCGGCACCCTCCCAGGCTCTGAAGACGTGCGCGCCGCCTGGGCCCGCAAGGACGCGGGTGACGTGGCCGGCGCCCGGCGGGACGCACAGCGCATCCTCGCGGGCAGCCCTTCTCCGGAAGACCGCGAACGCGCGGAAGACCTGCTGCGCGCCACGGAAACGCCCCGCGCCCTCTACGGTTACGCGCTCCTGGGCGCCGTCATCCTGGCGGTGCTGCTGGGGCTCGCCTTGACCCGCTATTCCTGA